Within Verrucomicrobiia bacterium, the genomic segment AGTTGGAGGACTTCCTTTCCTTGCTTGTCGAACGCAGTGGTCTGCCCTATCTCCCTCTTTCGACCTACGACGTGGACCGCGATGCGGTCTGCCTGTTGCCACGGGATCTCTGCTTCGCGAATTGCATTGTTCCGTTCGACCTGATCAGCCGTTCGGTGTTGATCGCAACCGCCAATCCATTCGACATGCAATTACGCAGCCAGGCCGAAGTCATGTTGGCCTACAACGTCTTTTGGTATGTAACTTCACCCGAGGAAATCCACAGCGCGCTGCGACGCGCGCATGGACTCGACACGAAACATCCACAGGGCACTCGCATGCCCGGTAAACCATGAAATCATTCGGGGAAAGAATAGCCGATACGCTGCTCGCCGATGGGTTGCTGACACAAGAGCAACTGACCGAGGCACTTGAACTGCAGAAAAAGCAGGGCGGCCGCCTCCTTAAGCTGCTGATCGAGAAGCAACTCGTCACCGATCAGGACATGATGGTCAGCATGGGCCGCTGCCTCGGCGCGTCACCCATCACGTTGTCCAAGATGCGCGTCCCGCAGGACGTCATTGATCTCATCCCGAAGGAGCTCGCACAAACCTACAAAATGGTTGCCGTCGCCCGCCTCGGCAAAAGGCTGTTTGTGGCGATGGCGGACCCGTTGAATGTGCTGGCGCTCGATGATCTGCGCCGCATGCGCGCCAATCTGCAGATCGTTCCGCTAATCAGCACCGAAAAGGCTGTTGTCGATTTCCTCAACAACGCACAGACACAAGTCAGCGGCGGTATTGATGCGATTCTGAAGGACGTCGACGTCTCCGACGTCGAGCTGGCAAAAGAAGGCCAGGAGGAAATCAACCTCGACCAACTCGTGGAAAGCAGCGAGGAAGGCCCGGTTATCAAGCT encodes:
- a CDS encoding secretion system protein E; amino-acid sequence: MKSFGERIADTLLADGLLTQEQLTEALELQKKQGGRLLKLLIEKQLVTDQDMMVSMGRCLGASPITLSKMRVPQDVIDLIPKELAQTYKMVAVARLGKRLFVAMADPLNVLALDDLRRMRANLQIVPLISTEKAVVDFLNNAQTQVSGGIDAILKDVDVSDVELAKEGQEEINLDQLVESSEEGPVIKL